GAAGCGAAGGCTAAACTGGGGGATGTGCTCGAAGAGCAGATTGAATCCATTGAGTTTGGTCGAATCGCTGCGCAAACCGCTAAGCAAGTGATCGTACAGAAGGTCCGTGAGGCCGAGCGTGCTCAGGTTGTTGACGCCTATCGTGAGCGGCTGGGTGAAATTATCTCCGGGACGGTCAAGAAGGTTACGCGTGATAGCGTAATTGTTGATCTTGGCAACAATGCAGAGGCCTTGCTGGCACGTGAGGACATCATTTCCCGCGAGACCTTCCGTGTTGGTGTACGCCTGCGTGCACTGTTGAAAGAAATTCGTACAGAGAATCGTGGTCCTCAGCTGATCCTTTCCCGTACTGCGCCTGAAATGCTGATTGAGTTGTTCCGCATTGAGGTACCGGAAATTGCTGAAGGCCTGATCGAAGTCATGGGGGCGTCCCGTGACCCGGGTTCGCGGGCCAAATTGGCCGTGCGTTCTAAAGATAAGCGCATCGATCCGCAAGGTGCCTGTATTGGTATGCGTGGTTCCCGCGTGCAAGCCGTTTCCGGTGAGCTGGCGGGTGAGCGTGTAGACATTGTGCTGTGGGATGAAAACCCGGCGCAATTTGTGATCAACGCCATGTCGCCGGCAGAAGTTGCCGCGATCATCGTCGATGAAGATGCCCATGCTATGGACATCGCGGTTGCTGCAGACAACTTAGCCCAGGCCATTGGTCGTGGAGGTCAGAATGTTCGCCTAGCCAGTCAGTTGACTGGCTGGACCCTGAACGTGATGACTGAGGCTGATATTCAGGCTAAGCAGCAGGCAGAAACCGGCGACATCCTTCAGTGCTTCATTGATGAACTCGGGGTGGATGAAGAACTGGCGCAGGTGTTGGTCGAAGAGGGCTTTACTAGCCTGGAAGAAATTGCCTATGTGCCGATGGAAGAAATGCTCAGCATCGACGGTTTCGACGAAGATATCGTGACCGAGCTGCGCGCCCGCGCTAAAGATCGTTTGCTGACTAAAGCCATCGCCAATGAGGAGAAACTGGCAGATGCCCACCCAGCCGACGACTTGCTCGCCCTCGAGGGGATGGATAAGGCACTTGCCCATGAACTGGCGGTGCGCGGCGTAATCAACCGCGAAGACCTGGCCGAGCAGTCTATTGATGATCTGCTCGATATCGAAGGTATCGACGAAGAGCGAGCTGGCAAGTTGATCATGGCCGCTCGAGCCCATTGGTTCGAGTAAGCGCTGTAGCGGCCTGAGGAGAGGAATGCATGACGCAAGTCACGGTTAAAGAACTGGCCCAAGTGGTCAATACTCCGGTTGAGCGTCTGTTGCAGCAAATGAGTGAAGCGGGTTTGCCGCACACTAAAGCTGAACAGACGGTCACCGATAGTGAGAAGCAGGCCTTGTTGGCCCATCTCAAAAGTAGTCATGGTGATAAGGTGGAAGAGCCGCGCAAGATTACCCTGCAGCGCAAAACTACCAGTACGTTACGTGTAGCAGGTAGCAAGACCATCAGTGTTGAAGTGCGCAAGAAAAAGACATTCGTCAAGCGCAGTGCTGAAGAGCTTGAAGCAGAAAAACAGCGTGAGCTGGCCGAGCAGCGTGCCGCTGCTGAAGCCGCTGAAGCAGAACGCGCCCGTATCAAGGCTGAAGAAGAGGCTAAGCGTCGCGAGGCAGAGGAAGCTGAGCGTGCTGCGGCTAAGCAGGCTGAACCAGTTGCGGCTGAGGCTCCAGTTGTTGAGTCCCCAGCTGTTGTTGTGGATGAAGTACCTGAAGTTGTTGCGCCTGTAGTTGAAGAGCGCAAGAAGGATGATTCCCGCCGTGCTGAAAAAGGCCGTAATGACGATGCAGATCGTCGTGGTGGCGAGCGCAAAGCGGCTCAGCATCGTCCTTCGGTTAAAGAAAAGGCGCCAGCTCCGCGCGTAGCCCCACGTACTATCGACGAAGAAAGCGATGGCTTCCGTCGTGGTGGCCGTGGTGGCAAGGCTAAGCTGAAAAAGCGCAACCAACATGGTTTCCAGAACCCAACTGGCCCGATCGTTCGTGACGTGGTGATTGGCGAAACCATTACCGTTGGTGAGTTGGCGCAGCAGATGTCTGTGAAGGCTGCTGAAGTCATCAAGTTCATGTTTAAGCTGGGTACCCCGGTAACCATTAACCAAGTTCTGGATCAGGAAACTGCCCAGTTGGTTGCTGAGGAACTGGGGCACAAGGTCAAGCTGGTTAGCGATAACGTGCTTGAAGAGCAGCTGGCTGAGTCCCTCAAAATTGAGGGTGAGGCTATTGCCCGTGCACCGGTTGTTACCGTTATGGGTCACGTTGACCACGGTAAGACCTCGCTGCTCGACTACATACGTCGTGCCAAGGTAGCTTCCGGTGAGGCTGGTGGTATTACTCAGCACATCGGTGCTTACCACGTAGAAACTGATCGCGGCATGATCACGTTCCTCGACACTCCGGGTCACGCGGCGTTCACCGCTATGCGTGCCCGTGGTGCCAAGGCCACCGACATCGTGATTCTGGTTGTGGCTGCTGACGATGGTGTCATGCCGCAAACTCAAGAAGCGGTACAGCATGCTAAAGCAGCTGGTGTGCCGATCGTTGTTGCAATCAACAAGATCGACAAGCCTGAAGCGAATCCGGACAACATCAAGAACGGCTTGGCGGCCCTTGATGTGATCCCGGAAGAGTGGGGCGGTGATGCGCCATATATCCCTGTCTCTGCTAAGCAGGGTACCGGTATTGATGAACTGCTTGAAGCTGTTCTGCTGCAAGCTGAGGTTCTCGAACTGAAGGCCATGCCATCCATTCCAGGTCGTGGTGTTGTTGTTGAATCACGCCTTGATAAAGGCCGTGGTCCGGTTGCAACCGTGCTGGTACAGGACGGTACTCTGCGCCAGGGTGACATGGTGTTGGTTGGCTCCAACTATGGCCGTATCCGTGCCATGCTGGACGAAAACGGCAAGACCATCAAAGAAGCTGGTCCGTCGATCCCGGTCGAGATCTTGGGTCTTGACGGTACTCCAGATGCTGGTGACGACATGACTGTGGTTGCCGACGAGAAGAAAGCGCGTGAAATCGCTCTGTTCCGTCAAGGCAAGTTCCGCGAGGTCAAGTTGGCCCGTGCGCAGGCTGGCAAGCTTGAGAATATCTTTGAGACCATGGGTCAAGAAGAGAAGAAAACCCTCAACATCGTCCTTAAGGCCGACGTGCGTGGTTCTCTGGAAGCGTTGCAAGGCTCGCTCAGCAATCTGGGTAATGACGAAGTTCAAGTTCGCGTCGTAGCGGGCGGTGTAGGTGGTATCACTGAGTCTGATGCCAACCTGGCTCTGGCTTCGAATGCTGTTCTGTTCGGCTTCAACGTGCGTGCTGATGCAGGTGCTCGTAAGATCGTCGAGCAAGAAGGTCTGGATATGCGTTACTACAACGTAATCTACGACATCATTGAGGACGTGAAGAAAGCCCTCACCGGCATGCTCGGCAGTGATGTTCGCGAGAACATTCTGGGTGTTGCTGAAGTTCGTGACGTATTCCGCTCGCCGAAGTTCGGTGCGATTGCCGGTTGCATGGTGATCGAAGGTACTGTGTACCGTAACCGTCCGATTCGCGTTCTGCGTGAAGACGTGGTGATCTTCGAAGGTGAGCTTGAGTCGCTGCGCCGCTTCAAAGACGATGCTTCCGAAGTCCGTAATGGGATGGAATGTGGTATCGGCGTGAAGAGCTACAATGACGTCAAGGTCGGTGACAAGATCGAAGTCTTCGAGAAAGTCCAGGTGGCTCGCAGCCTGTAAGCTATAGCCGCTCTATGCAGCGCCCGGTCCCGCTTCCGCGAGGCCGGGCGTTTGCCGCTTATAAGTCCACAGCATTTTCAGGCTGTGCGATGAATGAAGGTAATCGAAATGGCCAAAGAATTTAGCCGCGCCCAGCGCATCGGTGATCAAATTCAGCGTGAACTAGCGCAATTGATCCGTATGGAAGTCAAAGACCCACGTCTGGGTGGTCTGGTTACCGTGACCGCTGTTGATGTAAGCCGAGACGGCAGTCATGCCAAGGTCTTTGTGACTGTTATGGGCGGAGAGATTGAGGAGAACCCAGAAGCGCTTGCGCAAAGCATGAAAGTGCTGAATGACGCCAGCGGCTTCCTGCGTATGCAGCTGGGGCGAGTGATGAAGCTCCGTAGCGTGCCGAGTCTGCGTTTTTATTACGACGAAAGCGTTGTCCGTGGTGCTCAGCTTTCGGCTCTTATTGAGCGGGCTGTCAGTGAAGATCGTCAGCATGGCGATGGTGCTGAGTCCAAGGAGTAAGCGGTGGCACAGGTTAAGCGTATTCGCCGTTCTGTTGACGGCATCATTCTTCTCGATAAGCCCCGTGGCTTTAGCTCCAACGCTGCATTGCAAAAAGTACGTTGGTTGCTAAATGCTGAGAAAGCTGGGCACACCGGTAGTCTGGATCCTCTGGCGACAGGTGTGTTGCCATTGTGCTTTGGTGAAGCCACAAAGTTCTCACAGTACCTGTTGGATGCTGACAAGGGCTATGAAACGCTGATGCAGTTAGGTGTCACCACTAATACTGCAGATGCTGAAGGGGAGGTGCTTGAGCGCCGCCCTGTTACCGTTGGTCGCACTGAGATTGAGGCGCTGCTGCCGGGTTTTCGTGGTGAAATCAGTCAGATACCTCCGATGTACTCGGCACTCAAACGCGATGGGCAGCCTCTTTATAAGCTCGCTCGTGCAGGTGAGGTAGTGGAGCGTGAGCCGCGTTCTGTTACTATTAGCCGGCTGGAACTGCTCAGTTGTGAAGGTGACCAGGTTCGTCTGGCTGTAGATTGCAGCAAAGGAACCTACATTCGTACGCTAGTCGAGGACATCGGGCGAGAATTAGGCTGTGGGGCGCATGTAGCAGAGCTGCGTAGAACCAAAGCCGGTCCGTTTGATTTACAGCGCACAGTGACCCTTGAAGAGCTTGAGCGGGTACATGCTGAGGGCGGTAATGAAGCTGTTGATCAGTTTCTGCTCCCTGTAGACAGCGGTTTGCAAGATTGGCCGCTGCTTAGCTTTACAGAACACAGTTCGTTTTACTGGCTGCAAGGCCAGCCAGTTCGCGCTACGGATGCTCCCAAGTATGGGATGGTTCGGGTGCAAGATCATAACGGTCGCTTCCTGGGTATAGGGGAAGTGACTGATGACGGGCGCATTGCGCCACGTCGACTTATTCGGTCTGCATGACCGTTGCGCAGGTTCGGGGTTTCGGCTCCTGCCTGCGGGAATCGAGGGTGGCTGTTAATAGGCACGGTCATCTCTCATTTTTAAACACGGGAAGTAATTCCCGGCCTATTGCAGCTGCTTCGGCAGTTGCTTAACTGAGAGGATTGCCCCATGGCACTCAGCGTTGAAGAAAAAGCCCAGATTGTTAACGATTACAAACAAGCTGAAGGCGACACTGGTAGCCCTGAAGTACAAGTTGCTCTGTTGACTGCAAACATCAACAAGCTGCAAGGTCACTTCAAAGCCAACGGTAAAGATCACCACTCCCGTCGTGGTCTGATCCGCATGGTTAACCAGCGTCGTAAGCTGCTGGACTACCTGAAAGGTAAGGACACCAGCCGTTACAGCGCCCTGATCGGTCGCCTGGGTCTGCGTCGCTAAGCAATGCTTAAGCGTAGCTGACTGCCGAAGCTGGAAGTGGGGAGTGCCCCGCTTCCAGCTTTTGCTTTTTCTGCTTTTGCTGTTTTTGGACGACAGCGGGTCCGACACCCGTAATCGCCCACGAATTCTGTAAGACCCGCAGCGGGTGGTGGCACAGCTGCGGTAGGTAAGAACCGTTTCCCCCAAAGGCAACAAAGAGAAGGAAAAAACCGTGAACCCGGTAATTAAGAAGTTCCAGTTCGGTCAGTCGACCGTTACCCTCGAAACTGGTCGCATCGCCCGTCAGGCATCCGGTGCTGTACTGGTTTCCATTGATGATGACGTGACCGTTCTGGTTGCAGTAACAGGCGCCAAGTCTGCCGACCCAGGTAAAGACTTTTTCCCGCTGTCTGTTCACTATCAGGAAAAGACCTACGCTGCAGGCAAGATCCCAGGTGGTTTCTTCAAGCGTGAGGCTCGTCCTTCTGAAAAAGAAACGCTGACTTCCCGTCTCATCGACCGCCCAATCCGTCCGCTCTTCCCGGAAGGTTTCTACAACGAAGTACAGGTGATCTGTACTGTCGTTTCCACCAGCAAGAAAACTGATCCGGACATCGCTGCGATGATCGGTACATCAGCTGCTCTGGCTATTTCGGGTATTCCATTCAATGGCCCGATCGGTGCAGCACGCGTAGCCTTCCACCCTGAGACAGGCTACCTGCTGAACCCGAATTACGAGCAACTCAAGGCTTCGAGCCTGGACATGGTGGTTGCCGGTACCAAAGATGCGGTACTGATGGTTGAGTCCGAAGCTCAGGAACTCACCGAAGACCAAATGCTGGGCGCTGTTCTGTTTGCCCACGATGAATTCCAAGTTGTGATCGACGCTGTTAACGAGTTGGCTGCCGAGGCGGGTAAACCAACTTGGGATTGGCAACCAGCTGCAGCTAACACTGCACTGCTCGACGCAATTCGTGGCGAGTTCGGCGACGCGATTTCTCAGGCTTACACCATCACCGTCAAGCAAGAGCGTTATGCCCGCCTGGGTGAGCTGCGTGAAGCGGCCGTGGCTAAGCTGTCAGGTGAAGAGGGTCAGCCTTCTGCCGGTGAAGTAAAAGACGCTTTCGGTGAAATCGAATACCGCACTGTTCGTGAGAACATTGTAAATGGCAAGCCACGTATCGATGGCCGTGACACGCGCACTGTCCGTCCTCTGAACATCGAAGTTGGTGTTCTGGACAAGACCCACGGTTCAGCACTGTTTACCCGTGGCGAAACCCAGGCTTTGGTCGTTGCCACATTGGGTACTGCCCGTGATGCACAGCTGCTGGATACCCTTGAAGGTGAGAAGAAAGACAGCTTCATGCTGCACTACAACTTCCCTCCGTATTCGGTGGGTGAGTGTGGTCGTATGGGCGCTACTGGCCGTCGTGAGATCGGTCATGGTCGTCTGGCACGCCGTGGTGTGGCTGCAATGCTGCCTAAGGCTGATGAGTTCCCGTACACCATCCGTGTAGTTTCTGAAATCACTGAGTCCAACGGCTCATCTTCTATGGCCTCTGTTTGCGGTGCATCTCTGGCGCTGATGGATGCAGGCGTACCGATGAAAGCACCGGTTGCGGGTATCGCGATGGGGCTGGTGAAAGAGGGTGAGAAATTCGCCGTTCTGACCGATATTCTGGGTGACGAGGATCACCTGGGCGACATGGACTTCAAAGTAGCCGGTACCGCTAATGGCGTGACTGCACTGCAAATGGATATCAAAATCCAGGGCATTACTGAAGAAATCATGGAAATCGCCTTGGGTCAGGCGCTCGAAGCGCGTCTGAATATCCTCGGTCAGATGAACCAGGTGATCGCTCAGTCCCGTAGCGAGCTGTCAGAAAACGCTCCGACGATGCTGGCGATGAAGATTGACCAAGACAAGATCCGTGATGTGATTGGTAAGGGTGGTGCAACCATTCGTGCCATCTGTGAAGAAACCAAGGCTTCGATTGATATCGAAGATGACGGCTCGATCAAGATCTTCGGTGAAACCAAAGATGCTGCTGAGGCTGCTCGCCAACGCGTTCTCAGCATCACTGCTGAAGCTGAAGTCGGTAAGATCTATGTGGGTAAAGTCGAGCGTATCGTTGATTTCGGCGCGTTCGTAAACATCCTGCCAGGTAAGGACGGTCTGGTGCACATCTCCATGCTGAGCGATGCTCGTGTTGAGAAAGTGACTGACGTGCTTAAAGAAGGTCAAGAAGTTGAAGTATTGGTTCTGGACGTGGACAACCGCGGTCGTATCAAGCTGTCCATCAAAGATGTGGCTGCTGCCAAAGCTTCTGGCGTCTGATCGCGTCTAAACTGGCGATCATAAAAAGAGGGCCCTTGAGGCCCTCTTTTTTTGCTTTTGAATAGGGTATGGCCTAGCAGTGGCACTCGTGCAATCTGCCTGACTAGTTTGTTCAAGCGTGCAGAGTGCAATGTTTGGGTGTTGCATGTTGCTTTACAACCATCTGTTTTTTAAAAGAAAAATATATTCATTTGGTTGGCATGCCACTTGCGATAGAGATTCTGAACTGCCGAATTGGGATTCGGTAGATTGATCAATCCATGCAGGAGGCGACAGTCATGAAATTACCAATCAAACAATACGCAGCCGTTACTATTGCTTCAGGCTTAATAAGCGTGATGTTGGCAGGGCAAGCGATGGCTGAGGGTACACGCGCCGCTCAGCCGGTCATGCTGGCCGCAGAGACGACTTTGAACAAAGCGGAAGACGCAGTGACCGATACCTGGATCACCAGCAAGGTCAAATCGACATTCCTCGCAGATAGCAACCTGAGCGGCATCGATATCAAAGTCGAAACCAATAAAGGTGTGGTTTCTTTGTCTGGCGTTGTGGCAACTTCAGCTGAGCGCGATTTGGCAATCGCTAAGGCTTCTGAAATTAAAGGTGTTAAAGCTGTCGCAGCTGACGCTCTGAAGACCGCAGATTAAAAGCAAGAATGAGCCAGGCATACACCTGGCTCTGACCCCCGTTGTAAGTTAGACCGCCTAGCCGGTTCGAATGCCCGCCTCATTTCAAGTTATAAACTCATATAAACAAAAGTGCCTCCATGTGTCCTCTGCGGCAGTCTTAACAGCTGTCGGTGGGCAATTTAGGCGTAAGGGGCTTTATTACAGGCAAAAAAAGACCCGGCAAAGTGCCGGGTCAAAAACCGTGATTAGCCTGATGAGGAGATAACCTGAAGAGTCCGACTGAAGGTCTCTAGAGCTTATCGGCTGATCTCGCGACCAGTTGAGATAATAATAACAATTCTCATTTGCATGTCAACACAAAGTACACACTTTTTTGCGCATTGATTCGTACAGCCCTTTGCGGCGCATGGGAGGGGCTGATGGATGGAGGTGGTTGCGAGCATCTTCCTGCGTGTATTCGCCGATAGTCATAGTTATCAGGCTTTACTGCGTGCAGTGAGATTTTCCAGCTGCTTGTCGAGGTCTGCTTTCTGCTGCGGGGACAGGTCGTTCCAATGAATGTCTTGCAGAGCCCCTTCCATTGCATACAACAGGACTTTTGACGCCCTGAACCCACGTGCACGTACAGCATGATAAGCACTGACGGGGCCGAGTCGACGTAGGTCGTTGGCATTATGGATACCAACGGCGTGCAGCCAAAGGACGGAAGTTTTTCCTAGATTCTTCAAATTGATCAATTCGTCACTCATCTGACATCTCAACAGCAGGACTTATTCTGAATAGGTGTTGGCAAACGCTTTCATTATAAACGATGGTGCCAGAATTGTGGCGTTTTGCCTTTTTTGAAATCCTGTTGCGTGCTGTGTGACGAATTAATGGCGTTTGAATGGCTGATGCGTCCGGTAACGAAGGCGTGTGCCGAAGTTGACTGATATTAGGATCTCGTCTGCAGTCACTGCAGTAGGAAAGTAAGTGCCTAATATCTGTACCTGAGCAAGGCTGGCGCCTTCCAGTAGGCAGGTACGCAGATCAAACCCGCGCAGATCGGCACCGCTGAAATAGGCATTGCTAAAATCGATATTGTTTGGGTTTAGGGAAGGCAGATCCAAGCCTCGAAA
The Pseudomonas mendocina DNA segment above includes these coding regions:
- the truB gene encoding tRNA pseudouridine(55) synthase TruB codes for the protein MAQVKRIRRSVDGIILLDKPRGFSSNAALQKVRWLLNAEKAGHTGSLDPLATGVLPLCFGEATKFSQYLLDADKGYETLMQLGVTTNTADAEGEVLERRPVTVGRTEIEALLPGFRGEISQIPPMYSALKRDGQPLYKLARAGEVVEREPRSVTISRLELLSCEGDQVRLAVDCSKGTYIRTLVEDIGRELGCGAHVAELRRTKAGPFDLQRTVTLEELERVHAEGGNEAVDQFLLPVDSGLQDWPLLSFTEHSSFYWLQGQPVRATDAPKYGMVRVQDHNGRFLGIGEVTDDGRIAPRRLIRSA
- the nusA gene encoding transcription termination factor NusA, whose protein sequence is MSKEVLLVVESVSNEKGVPAGVIFEALELALATATKKRFEDEVDLRVVINRHNGSYETFRRWTVVDDSNFDDPAHQVTVDMPRAMEAKAKLGDVLEEQIESIEFGRIAAQTAKQVIVQKVREAERAQVVDAYRERLGEIISGTVKKVTRDSVIVDLGNNAEALLAREDIISRETFRVGVRLRALLKEIRTENRGPQLILSRTAPEMLIELFRIEVPEIAEGLIEVMGASRDPGSRAKLAVRSKDKRIDPQGACIGMRGSRVQAVSGELAGERVDIVLWDENPAQFVINAMSPAEVAAIIVDEDAHAMDIAVAADNLAQAIGRGGQNVRLASQLTGWTLNVMTEADIQAKQQAETGDILQCFIDELGVDEELAQVLVEEGFTSLEEIAYVPMEEMLSIDGFDEDIVTELRARAKDRLLTKAIANEEKLADAHPADDLLALEGMDKALAHELAVRGVINREDLAEQSIDDLLDIEGIDEERAGKLIMAARAHWFE
- the pnp gene encoding polyribonucleotide nucleotidyltransferase, whose protein sequence is MNPVIKKFQFGQSTVTLETGRIARQASGAVLVSIDDDVTVLVAVTGAKSADPGKDFFPLSVHYQEKTYAAGKIPGGFFKREARPSEKETLTSRLIDRPIRPLFPEGFYNEVQVICTVVSTSKKTDPDIAAMIGTSAALAISGIPFNGPIGAARVAFHPETGYLLNPNYEQLKASSLDMVVAGTKDAVLMVESEAQELTEDQMLGAVLFAHDEFQVVIDAVNELAAEAGKPTWDWQPAAANTALLDAIRGEFGDAISQAYTITVKQERYARLGELREAAVAKLSGEEGQPSAGEVKDAFGEIEYRTVRENIVNGKPRIDGRDTRTVRPLNIEVGVLDKTHGSALFTRGETQALVVATLGTARDAQLLDTLEGEKKDSFMLHYNFPPYSVGECGRMGATGRREIGHGRLARRGVAAMLPKADEFPYTIRVVSEITESNGSSSMASVCGASLALMDAGVPMKAPVAGIAMGLVKEGEKFAVLTDILGDEDHLGDMDFKVAGTANGVTALQMDIKIQGITEEIMEIALGQALEARLNILGQMNQVIAQSRSELSENAPTMLAMKIDQDKIRDVIGKGGATIRAICEETKASIDIEDDGSIKIFGETKDAAEAARQRVLSITAEAEVGKIYVGKVERIVDFGAFVNILPGKDGLVHISMLSDARVEKVTDVLKEGQEVEVLVLDVDNRGRIKLSIKDVAAAKASGV
- the rpsO gene encoding 30S ribosomal protein S15 — its product is MALSVEEKAQIVNDYKQAEGDTGSPEVQVALLTANINKLQGHFKANGKDHHSRRGLIRMVNQRRKLLDYLKGKDTSRYSALIGRLGLRR
- a CDS encoding pentapeptide repeat-containing protein, which translates into the protein MSTPRQLNSQLYVLIRDEELGAFNTQRPHNVDLSNDDFRGLDLPSLNPNNIDFSNAYFSGADLRGFDLRTCLLEGASLAQVQILGTYFPTAVTADEILISVNFGTRLRYRTHQPFKRH
- the rbfA gene encoding 30S ribosome-binding factor RbfA, with product MAKEFSRAQRIGDQIQRELAQLIRMEVKDPRLGGLVTVTAVDVSRDGSHAKVFVTVMGGEIEENPEALAQSMKVLNDASGFLRMQLGRVMKLRSVPSLRFYYDESVVRGAQLSALIERAVSEDRQHGDGAESKE
- a CDS encoding TfoX/Sxy family protein, yielding MSDELINLKNLGKTSVLWLHAVGIHNANDLRRLGPVSAYHAVRARGFRASKVLLYAMEGALQDIHWNDLSPQQKADLDKQLENLTARSKA
- the infB gene encoding translation initiation factor IF-2, which encodes MTQVTVKELAQVVNTPVERLLQQMSEAGLPHTKAEQTVTDSEKQALLAHLKSSHGDKVEEPRKITLQRKTTSTLRVAGSKTISVEVRKKKTFVKRSAEELEAEKQRELAEQRAAAEAAEAERARIKAEEEAKRREAEEAERAAAKQAEPVAAEAPVVESPAVVVDEVPEVVAPVVEERKKDDSRRAEKGRNDDADRRGGERKAAQHRPSVKEKAPAPRVAPRTIDEESDGFRRGGRGGKAKLKKRNQHGFQNPTGPIVRDVVIGETITVGELAQQMSVKAAEVIKFMFKLGTPVTINQVLDQETAQLVAEELGHKVKLVSDNVLEEQLAESLKIEGEAIARAPVVTVMGHVDHGKTSLLDYIRRAKVASGEAGGITQHIGAYHVETDRGMITFLDTPGHAAFTAMRARGAKATDIVILVVAADDGVMPQTQEAVQHAKAAGVPIVVAINKIDKPEANPDNIKNGLAALDVIPEEWGGDAPYIPVSAKQGTGIDELLEAVLLQAEVLELKAMPSIPGRGVVVESRLDKGRGPVATVLVQDGTLRQGDMVLVGSNYGRIRAMLDENGKTIKEAGPSIPVEILGLDGTPDAGDDMTVVADEKKAREIALFRQGKFREVKLARAQAGKLENIFETMGQEEKKTLNIVLKADVRGSLEALQGSLSNLGNDEVQVRVVAGGVGGITESDANLALASNAVLFGFNVRADAGARKIVEQEGLDMRYYNVIYDIIEDVKKALTGMLGSDVRENILGVAEVRDVFRSPKFGAIAGCMVIEGTVYRNRPIRVLREDVVIFEGELESLRRFKDDASEVRNGMECGIGVKSYNDVKVGDKIEVFEKVQVARSL
- a CDS encoding BON domain-containing protein, whose product is MLAGQAMAEGTRAAQPVMLAAETTLNKAEDAVTDTWITSKVKSTFLADSNLSGIDIKVETNKGVVSLSGVVATSAERDLAIAKASEIKGVKAVAADALKTAD